The following are encoded in a window of Brevibacillus sp. DP1.3A genomic DNA:
- the ispD gene encoding 2-C-methyl-D-erythritol 4-phosphate cytidylyltransferase has protein sequence MSTGVVIVAAGSGKRMGGQRNKLWLPLAGEPILAHTVRLFATHPDIDEVVLVVSEADHAEVMSLISAEKLTVVVTLGGAERQDSVRNGLASLSANCDYVLVHDAARPFVTRKQISDMIKQVQQDQATIMAVPVKDTIKVVGAKGLVESTPARESLWAVQTPQAFRMSLLREAHQAAEAAGKLGTDDAMLVEWLGHPVSILHGSYENIKITTPDDLWFGEEILRKRKGE, from the coding sequence GTGAGTACGGGTGTCGTGATCGTTGCAGCCGGTTCGGGTAAACGAATGGGTGGACAACGCAACAAGTTGTGGTTACCGCTTGCGGGCGAGCCGATCTTGGCTCATACGGTACGTCTTTTTGCTACTCATCCCGACATTGATGAAGTCGTGCTAGTGGTGAGTGAAGCAGACCACGCAGAAGTAATGTCCTTGATCTCGGCTGAAAAGCTGACGGTTGTGGTTACTCTGGGTGGAGCAGAGCGACAAGACAGTGTGAGAAATGGCTTGGCATCACTATCCGCAAATTGCGATTACGTACTGGTTCACGATGCTGCTCGTCCTTTCGTCACTCGCAAACAGATCAGTGACATGATCAAACAGGTGCAACAAGATCAGGCAACGATCATGGCAGTACCTGTCAAAGATACGATTAAAGTGGTGGGGGCAAAAGGACTTGTAGAGTCAACCCCGGCACGGGAGAGCTTGTGGGCGGTTCAAACCCCACAAGCTTTTCGTATGTCTTTATTGCGAGAGGCACATCAGGCAGCGGAGGCAGCGGGGAAGCTGGGTACGGATGATGCGATGTTGGTTGAGTGGCTGGGTCATCCGGTATCGATTCTGCACGGAAGCTATGAGAACATTAAGATTACTACGCCAGACGATCTGTGGTTTGGTGAAGAGATATTGCGGAAACGAAAGGGAGAGTAG
- the ispF gene encoding 2-C-methyl-D-erythritol 2,4-cyclodiphosphate synthase codes for MRIGQGFDVHQLVEGRPCIIGGVTIPYEKGLLGHSDADVLLHAISDAILGAIGEGDIGRHFPDTDPAFKDADSVKLLEHVWKLVRERGYRLGNVDATIIAQAPKMAPYIPQMCEVIARVLEADDLSQVNVKATTSEKLGFTGRGEGIAAQAVCLLVK; via the coding sequence ATGCGTATTGGACAAGGTTTTGACGTGCATCAATTAGTAGAGGGGCGTCCATGCATTATCGGAGGCGTCACCATTCCGTATGAAAAAGGCTTGCTAGGGCATTCTGACGCGGATGTTCTCCTCCATGCGATTAGTGACGCGATTCTTGGAGCGATTGGTGAAGGGGATATTGGCCGTCATTTCCCAGATACAGACCCGGCTTTCAAGGATGCGGATAGCGTAAAGCTGCTGGAGCATGTATGGAAGTTGGTTCGGGAGCGCGGCTACCGCTTAGGAAACGTGGATGCAACGATCATTGCTCAAGCGCCGAAAATGGCGCCATACATCCCACAAATGTGTGAAGTCATTGCACGCGTGCTGGAAGCAGACGATCTCTCGCAAGTGAATGTGAAGGCGACGACATCGGAGAAACTCGGTTTTACAGGTAGAGGAGAAGGAATCGCTGCTCAGGCAGTATGCTTGCTTGTCAAGTAG
- the rplA gene encoding 50S ribosomal protein L1, with amino-acid sequence MAKKGKKYQDAVKLVDKNKVYEVAEGIELVKKAATAKFDETVEAAFRLGVDPKRADQQIRGAVVLPHGTGKVQRVLVFAKGEKAKDAEAAGADFVGDADMIAKIQGGWFDFDVIVATPDMMGEVGKLGRVLGPKGLMPNPKTGTVTFDVTKAVNEIKAGKIEYRVDKAGNIHAPIGKASFDADKLADNLAALTDALNRAKPAAAKGVYMRNVTLSSTMGPGVRVSVK; translated from the coding sequence ATGGCGAAAAAAGGTAAGAAATATCAAGATGCTGTAAAGCTCGTTGATAAAAACAAAGTATACGAAGTAGCAGAAGGTATTGAGCTGGTTAAAAAAGCAGCTACTGCTAAGTTCGATGAAACTGTTGAAGCAGCTTTCCGTTTGGGTGTAGACCCTAAACGTGCTGACCAACAAATCCGTGGCGCTGTTGTATTGCCACATGGTACTGGTAAAGTACAACGTGTTCTCGTATTCGCTAAAGGCGAAAAAGCAAAAGATGCTGAAGCAGCTGGCGCAGACTTCGTAGGCGATGCAGACATGATCGCGAAAATTCAAGGTGGCTGGTTCGACTTTGACGTTATCGTAGCTACCCCTGACATGATGGGTGAAGTAGGTAAATTGGGTCGTGTACTCGGTCCAAAAGGCCTGATGCCAAACCCTAAGACCGGTACTGTTACTTTTGACGTAACAAAAGCGGTTAACGAAATCAAAGCAGGTAAAATTGAGTATCGTGTAGACAAAGCAGGTAACATCCACGCTCCTATCGGTAAAGCGTCTTTTGATGCTGACAAGCTGGCTGACAACCTGGCTGCTCTGACTGACGCACTAAACCGTGCGAAACCAGCTGCAGCAAAAGGTGTTTACATGAGAAATGTAACCCTGAGCTCCACTATGGGCCCTGGTGTACGTGTATCTGTAAAATAA
- the gltX gene encoding glutamate--tRNA ligase, whose protein sequence is MAKEIRTRYAPSPTGHLHIGGARTALFNYLFAKHHGGSFIVRIEDTDQTRNKENADEEQMKNLKWLGVTWEEGTDVGGPYGPYRQTERLDIYRKYIDQLLAEGKAYYCYATKEELDAEREEQLARGETPRILEKHRHVTDEQRAQYETEGRVPSIHFLVQDNREYVVNDLIRGQVTFDSNEMGDFVICRPDGIPTYNFAVVVDDYLMKISHVIRGEEHLSNSPRQLMIYEAFGWEAPDFAHLALILNQDGKKMSKRDESILQFIEQYRDLGFLPEAIVNFLVLLGWSPGGEEEIFLMEDLIKLFSMDRVNKSPAVFDATKMNWMNNFYLKRQPLDMITDMCIPHLQKAGFIEENLSAEKREWVRSIVGLYQEQMSYCAQIVPLAALFFLDEVVYDEEATLVLKEPQLPEVLASFVKHLSAQDAYNVDVIKAVLKDVQKETGHKGKALFMPVRVGATGQAHGRDLAETLYLLGRDKVIARAEQVITNGQ, encoded by the coding sequence ATGGCGAAAGAAATTCGCACTCGTTATGCGCCGAGTCCTACGGGGCATTTACACATCGGCGGTGCGCGAACAGCGCTCTTCAATTATCTTTTTGCGAAACATCACGGTGGTTCGTTCATCGTTCGGATTGAAGATACGGACCAAACGCGCAATAAGGAAAATGCGGACGAAGAACAAATGAAAAACCTGAAATGGCTCGGCGTAACTTGGGAAGAAGGTACAGACGTTGGTGGACCATATGGACCGTACCGTCAAACTGAGCGCCTGGACATTTATCGGAAATATATCGATCAACTGCTGGCAGAAGGCAAAGCGTACTACTGCTACGCGACAAAAGAAGAGCTGGATGCAGAACGTGAAGAACAGCTCGCTCGTGGAGAAACACCACGCATTCTGGAAAAGCACCGCCATGTAACGGACGAGCAGCGTGCTCAATACGAAACAGAAGGGCGAGTGCCATCCATTCACTTCCTCGTTCAGGATAATCGCGAGTATGTCGTGAACGACCTGATTCGTGGCCAGGTAACATTCGACTCCAACGAGATGGGCGATTTCGTTATTTGCCGTCCGGATGGAATTCCTACATACAACTTCGCTGTTGTAGTGGATGACTATTTGATGAAAATTAGCCACGTCATTCGTGGAGAAGAGCATCTGTCCAACTCGCCTCGTCAATTGATGATTTATGAAGCGTTTGGCTGGGAAGCGCCTGACTTTGCTCACTTGGCACTGATCCTCAACCAAGATGGCAAAAAGATGTCCAAGCGCGACGAGAGCATTCTCCAGTTCATTGAACAGTACCGTGATCTCGGCTTCTTGCCAGAAGCAATCGTGAACTTCCTTGTTCTTCTGGGATGGTCTCCAGGTGGCGAAGAAGAGATTTTCTTAATGGAAGATCTGATCAAGCTGTTCTCAATGGACCGCGTGAATAAGTCGCCAGCTGTGTTTGATGCAACGAAGATGAACTGGATGAACAACTTCTATTTGAAGCGCCAACCGCTGGATATGATCACAGATATGTGTATCCCGCATCTGCAAAAAGCTGGCTTCATCGAAGAGAATTTGTCTGCTGAGAAGCGCGAATGGGTTCGCAGTATCGTAGGCTTGTACCAAGAGCAAATGTCCTACTGTGCGCAAATCGTTCCGTTGGCAGCTCTTTTCTTCCTCGACGAAGTGGTGTACGATGAAGAAGCAACTCTGGTGCTGAAAGAACCACAATTGCCGGAAGTACTTGCTTCCTTTGTGAAACACCTTTCTGCCCAGGATGCATATAATGTGGATGTTATTAAAGCGGTACTCAAAGACGTGCAAAAGGAAACGGGTCACAAAGGCAAGGCATTGTTCATGCCGGTCCGCGTAGGAGCAACTGGTCAAGCGCATGGTCGCGATCTGGCGGAGACGTTGTATCTGCTTGGACGCGACAAGGTGATTGCACGTGCAGAGCAAGTAATTACAAACGGTCAGTAA
- a CDS encoding Mini-ribonuclease 3 codes for MQKEELTRDPNLTNPLVLAFLGDATYSHCVRYHLIAKGLVKPNQLHKAANRYVSAKAQANVLLTLMPTLPEEELSVVKRGRNAKSGSSAKNADIIDYRHATAFEALIGYLYLSGKEERIAEIVQQAFAIVEGES; via the coding sequence ATGCAAAAAGAAGAACTAACCCGAGATCCTAATCTGACAAATCCACTCGTGCTTGCCTTCCTCGGGGATGCTACCTATTCGCATTGTGTCAGGTATCATTTGATCGCCAAGGGGCTGGTTAAACCAAACCAGCTCCACAAGGCGGCCAACCGCTATGTTTCAGCGAAAGCACAGGCCAATGTGTTGTTGACGTTAATGCCCACATTGCCGGAGGAAGAATTGAGTGTAGTGAAGCGGGGGCGGAATGCCAAATCCGGCTCCAGTGCCAAGAACGCCGATATTATCGACTACCGTCATGCAACGGCTTTTGAAGCATTGATCGGGTACCTGTACTTGAGTGGAAAAGAAGAGCGGATCGCTGAAATTGTGCAGCAGGCTTTTGCCATAGTGGAAGGAGAATCATGA
- the secE gene encoding preprotein translocase subunit SecE codes for MVDATKSGGGKVGFLSRIGASFRRTGGFFSDVMSELKKVRWPNRKELTTYTLVVLVTVMLLAVFFFVVDLGISRLIDLILGT; via the coding sequence ATGGTTGATGCGACGAAGTCAGGGGGTGGCAAAGTGGGTTTTTTATCACGAATCGGAGCCAGTTTTCGCCGTACCGGTGGTTTTTTTAGTGACGTAATGTCCGAGCTAAAGAAAGTCCGTTGGCCTAACCGTAAAGAATTGACGACCTATACGCTCGTTGTTCTTGTTACGGTTATGCTCCTGGCAGTATTCTTCTTCGTCGTTGATTTGGGTATCTCGCGCTTGATCGATTTGATTCTAGGAACGTAA
- the rplJ gene encoding 50S ribosomal protein L10, which translates to MAEIRPTVIREEKVQAINEIATKLRESQTTVVADYRGLTVAQVTELRKQLREAGVEFQVLKNSLTRLATEKEGLTELDQYLTGPNALAFCNEDIIAPAKVIAEFAKKNDKLEIKGGVIEGKVVGADQIKELASLPNREGLLSMLLSVLQAPMRNVALAVKAVAEQKEGQGA; encoded by the coding sequence ATGGCAGAAATTCGTCCAACCGTTATTCGTGAAGAAAAGGTACAAGCGATCAACGAAATCGCAACCAAACTCCGCGAAAGCCAAACCACAGTGGTGGCTGACTACCGCGGTCTGACAGTAGCACAAGTAACCGAGCTCCGCAAACAATTGCGTGAAGCAGGTGTTGAGTTCCAGGTGTTGAAAAACTCCCTGACTCGTCTGGCTACTGAGAAGGAAGGCCTGACTGAACTGGATCAATATCTGACTGGGCCGAACGCTCTGGCGTTCTGCAATGAAGATATCATCGCTCCAGCGAAAGTTATCGCTGAATTCGCGAAGAAAAACGACAAGCTGGAAATCAAGGGTGGCGTTATCGAAGGTAAAGTAGTTGGTGCTGATCAAATTAAAGAATTGGCGTCCCTACCAAACCGCGAAGGTCTCTTGTCCATGCTTCTCTCCGTCCTGCAAGCTCCAATGCGCAACGTTGCACTGGCAGTCAAAGCAGTGGCCGAGCAAAAAGAAGGTCAAGGCGCGTAA
- the cysS gene encoding cysteine--tRNA ligase, which produces MGIQLTNTMSRRKEPFHTLEPGKVKMYVCGPTVYNYIHIGNARPAIVFDTLRRYLKYRGYEVTFVQNITDVEDKLIRVANQEGVTVKEVADRYTDAYNADLKSLNVSPPDIQPRVMQTIPEIIEFVQGLIEKGFAYESEGDVYFRTGRFQEYGKLSHQPLDDLQAGARVEINEKKEHPLDFVLWKAAKTGEVTWDSPWGEGRPGWHIECSAMALKFLGEEIDIHAGGTDLVFPHHENEIAQSECFTGKVFARYWLHNGMLNIDNEKMSKSLGNFLLARDLSEKFGGQLIRFFMLQGHYRNPINFSEELIEQAANGMERIKTAYTNLSHRLDTVRAEEPNDQAQEQARIIGELRERFIAEMDDDINTANAITVIFDVVKEANLYLRHQNVGETEVRAYMDLLVELTEVLGLEIAEEQELLDSEIDALIEERTEARKARDFARSDEIRDLLAAKGIVLEDTPQGVRWRRK; this is translated from the coding sequence ATGGGCATTCAGCTGACTAACACGATGTCGCGGCGAAAGGAACCGTTTCACACATTGGAGCCAGGAAAGGTAAAAATGTACGTGTGCGGCCCGACTGTGTACAACTACATCCACATTGGAAATGCGCGCCCTGCCATTGTATTTGATACACTGCGCCGTTACTTGAAATATCGTGGATACGAAGTGACGTTCGTGCAAAATATTACGGACGTAGAAGACAAACTGATTCGTGTAGCGAATCAGGAAGGTGTCACTGTCAAAGAAGTGGCTGATCGATACACAGATGCGTACAATGCTGATCTGAAATCACTGAACGTATCGCCACCGGATATTCAACCGCGAGTGATGCAGACAATTCCGGAGATCATTGAATTCGTGCAAGGGCTGATTGAAAAAGGCTTTGCCTACGAGAGTGAAGGTGACGTCTATTTCCGCACAGGACGTTTTCAGGAATACGGAAAGCTATCGCATCAACCGTTGGATGATTTGCAGGCAGGTGCTCGTGTAGAAATCAACGAGAAAAAGGAACATCCCTTGGACTTCGTGCTTTGGAAAGCGGCCAAGACCGGAGAAGTTACCTGGGACAGTCCGTGGGGCGAAGGAAGACCAGGATGGCATATTGAGTGCTCGGCAATGGCCCTGAAGTTTTTGGGTGAGGAAATCGATATCCATGCGGGCGGAACAGACCTTGTGTTCCCGCACCATGAGAACGAAATTGCTCAGTCGGAGTGCTTTACGGGTAAAGTCTTTGCTCGCTACTGGCTACACAACGGGATGCTCAATATCGATAACGAAAAAATGTCCAAATCCCTCGGGAATTTCTTGCTTGCACGCGATCTTTCGGAGAAATTCGGCGGTCAATTAATTCGCTTCTTTATGCTTCAGGGGCACTATCGCAACCCGATCAATTTTAGCGAAGAGTTGATCGAACAGGCGGCAAATGGTATGGAGAGAATCAAGACTGCGTATACGAATCTGTCCCATCGCCTGGATACCGTGCGCGCAGAAGAGCCGAATGATCAGGCACAGGAGCAGGCACGAATCATTGGAGAGCTTCGCGAGCGTTTCATTGCTGAGATGGATGATGATATCAATACAGCTAATGCCATTACAGTTATTTTTGACGTCGTGAAGGAAGCCAACCTGTATTTGCGTCATCAAAATGTAGGCGAAACCGAAGTTCGTGCGTACATGGATTTGTTGGTGGAGTTGACGGAGGTTCTTGGTCTTGAAATTGCAGAAGAGCAGGAGCTGTTGGATAGTGAGATTGATGCGTTGATCGAAGAGCGCACAGAAGCTCGCAAAGCAAGAGATTTTGCCCGTTCTGACGAAATCCGCGATCTGCTCGCAGCAAAAGGAATCGTGCTGGAGGACACGCCACAAGGTGTTCGCTGGCGTCGAAAGTAA
- the rpmG gene encoding 50S ribosomal protein L33: MRVNITLACTECGERNYISTKNKRTTTERVELKKYCSRDKKQTLHRETK, translated from the coding sequence ATGCGAGTAAACATCACGTTGGCGTGCACCGAGTGTGGCGAGCGTAACTATATCTCCACAAAGAACAAGCGCACCACTACTGAACGTGTTGAACTGAAAAAGTATTGCTCCCGTGACAAGAAGCAAACCCTTCATCGCGAGACGAAGTAA
- the rplK gene encoding 50S ribosomal protein L11, giving the protein MAKKVIRVIKLQIPAGKANPAPPVGPALGQAGVNIMGFCKEFNARTESEVGMIIPVEITVFEDRSFTFITKTPPAAILLKKAAGIESGSGVPNKTKVATLKRDKVREIAELKRPDLNAASVEAAMRMVEGTARSMGIVIED; this is encoded by the coding sequence GTGGCTAAGAAGGTTATCCGCGTAATTAAATTACAAATTCCAGCAGGTAAAGCGAATCCTGCACCTCCAGTAGGTCCGGCTCTCGGTCAAGCTGGTGTAAACATCATGGGATTCTGTAAAGAATTCAATGCTCGCACTGAAAGCGAAGTAGGTATGATCATTCCGGTGGAAATCACCGTGTTTGAAGACCGTTCTTTCACTTTTATCACAAAAACTCCTCCAGCTGCAATTCTGTTGAAGAAAGCTGCTGGTATCGAGTCCGGTTCCGGCGTACCAAACAAAACAAAGGTTGCTACGCTGAAGCGTGATAAAGTTCGTGAAATCGCAGAACTGAAGCGTCCTGACCTGAATGCTGCATCCGTAGAAGCGGCTATGCGCATGGTAGAAGGTACAGCTCGTTCTATGGGTATCGTAATCGAAGACTAA
- the sigH gene encoding RNA polymerase sporulation sigma factor SigH, which yields MSVDLKELKHAQYELMTDEEVVDLVRDNDAEALEYLINKYKNFVRAKARSYFLIGADREDIVQEGMIGLYKSIRDFRGDKLTSFKAFAELCITRQIITAIKTATRQKHIPLNSYVSLDKPIYDEDSDRTLLDVISGTKVTDPEELFINREEFDDIEGKMSEILSDLERQVLMLYLDGRSYQQIAVELKRHVKSIDNALQRVKRKLERYLEGREIHL from the coding sequence GTGAGTGTTGACCTCAAGGAGTTAAAACATGCCCAATATGAACTAATGACCGACGAAGAAGTAGTCGACCTGGTTCGCGATAATGACGCCGAAGCTTTGGAGTATTTGATCAACAAATACAAGAACTTCGTCCGTGCCAAAGCGAGATCCTATTTTCTTATTGGGGCTGACCGCGAAGACATCGTGCAGGAAGGGATGATCGGACTGTACAAGTCTATTCGCGACTTCCGAGGAGACAAGCTCACGTCGTTCAAGGCATTTGCCGAGCTGTGTATTACCCGTCAGATCATTACCGCGATCAAGACGGCGACACGCCAAAAGCACATCCCGCTCAATTCTTACGTCTCATTGGACAAGCCTATATACGATGAAGATTCTGACCGCACACTACTCGATGTGATCTCGGGAACCAAGGTGACCGATCCAGAGGAATTGTTTATCAATCGGGAAGAATTCGATGACATCGAGGGCAAGATGAGTGAAATCTTGAGTGACTTGGAGCGCCAGGTTCTCATGCTTTACTTGGACGGACGATCCTATCAGCAGATTGCTGTTGAACTGAAGCGTCATGTCAAGTCTATCGATAATGCATTACAAAGAGTCAAGCGCAAGCTAGAGCGCTATTTAGAAGGAAGAGAGATTCATCTGTAA
- a CDS encoding NYN domain-containing protein — MAKRKAKQLLIVDGYNIIGAWPDLRLLKDQERMDEARDQLIAKMAEYQSYTGVQVIIVFDAYNVPGIGRQMEDFQVEVYFTKKKETADEKIEQLVSQFHNKNRQIYVATSDYTSQRVIFGQGALRKSARELLLDMENAGKEIKKQVEKTQEDGFSRRISLNDEIAKIFEKWRRE, encoded by the coding sequence ATGGCAAAACGAAAAGCCAAGCAGCTGTTGATCGTAGATGGATACAATATCATCGGCGCCTGGCCCGATCTGCGCCTGCTGAAGGATCAAGAGCGGATGGACGAGGCGCGTGATCAATTAATCGCAAAAATGGCAGAGTACCAGAGCTACACTGGTGTGCAGGTCATCATTGTCTTTGATGCGTACAACGTTCCTGGCATTGGCCGTCAAATGGAAGACTTCCAAGTTGAAGTTTATTTTACGAAGAAAAAGGAGACGGCTGACGAAAAAATCGAGCAGTTAGTCTCCCAATTTCACAATAAAAATCGACAAATTTACGTGGCAACTTCTGACTATACGTCGCAACGTGTCATATTTGGGCAGGGAGCTTTGCGCAAATCTGCCCGGGAGTTGTTGCTCGATATGGAAAATGCGGGGAAAGAAATCAAGAAACAAGTCGAAAAAACGCAAGAAGACGGCTTCTCCAGGCGGATTTCGCTGAATGATGAAATAGCGAAAATATTCGAAAAATGGAGAAGGGAATAA
- the rplL gene encoding 50S ribosomal protein L7/L12, whose protein sequence is MGKEQILEAIKGMSVLELNDLVKAIEEEFGVTAAAPVAVVAGGGAEAAAEQTEFTVNLVSGGASKINVIKVVRELTGLGLKEAKDLVDNAPKTLKEGVSKDEAEALKAKLEEAGAQVEVK, encoded by the coding sequence ATGGGTAAAGAGCAAATCTTGGAAGCCATTAAAGGCATGTCCGTTCTCGAACTGAACGACCTGGTAAAAGCAATTGAAGAAGAATTCGGTGTAACTGCTGCTGCTCCTGTAGCTGTAGTTGCTGGTGGCGGAGCAGAAGCTGCTGCTGAGCAAACTGAGTTCACTGTTAACCTGGTAAGCGGCGGCGCTTCCAAAATCAACGTAATCAAAGTTGTTCGCGAGCTGACTGGCTTGGGTCTGAAAGAAGCAAAAGACCTGGTAGACAACGCTCCAAAAACACTCAAAGAGGGCGTTTCCAAAGACGAAGCAGAAGCTCTCAAAGCAAAACTCGAAGAAGCTGGCGCACAAGTAGAAGTAAAGTAA
- the rlmB gene encoding 23S rRNA (guanosine(2251)-2'-O)-methyltransferase RlmB, with amino-acid sequence MSEEWILGKNPVIEALRSGRTINKIWIAEGTNKNLMGPVYALAKEQGVIVTTANRKKLDQLVSTDNHQGVVASVAAYDYVEVDDILKLAEEKNQAPFILLLDELEDPHNLGSIMRTADAVGAHGVIIPKRRSVSLTATVAKASAGAINYVPVARVTNLVRTMEELKERGVWIAGTDASAKQDFRQGDYTMPLAIVIGSEGKGMSRLVRENCDFLYSLPMAGNVTSLNASVAAALLMYEVYRSRSPIPTRVK; translated from the coding sequence ATGAGTGAAGAGTGGATTCTGGGGAAAAACCCCGTCATCGAGGCTTTGCGATCAGGCCGTACGATTAATAAGATTTGGATTGCAGAGGGAACGAATAAAAATCTGATGGGACCTGTCTATGCCTTGGCGAAAGAACAGGGTGTCATTGTGACGACGGCGAATCGCAAAAAGCTGGATCAGCTCGTGTCGACGGACAACCATCAGGGTGTAGTGGCTTCTGTTGCTGCTTACGATTATGTAGAAGTAGACGATATTTTGAAGCTGGCAGAGGAAAAAAACCAGGCGCCGTTCATTTTGCTGCTGGACGAGCTGGAAGATCCGCATAACCTTGGTTCCATCATGCGGACAGCCGATGCAGTCGGTGCTCATGGTGTCATCATTCCAAAGCGCCGTTCTGTCAGTCTTACGGCAACGGTGGCAAAAGCTTCGGCAGGGGCGATCAACTACGTGCCAGTAGCGCGAGTGACGAACTTGGTTCGTACCATGGAAGAGCTCAAAGAACGCGGTGTTTGGATCGCAGGAACAGACGCGAGTGCCAAACAAGATTTCCGTCAGGGTGACTATACGATGCCACTTGCGATTGTCATTGGCAGCGAAGGAAAAGGTATGAGTCGCCTCGTGCGGGAAAACTGTGATTTTCTGTACAGCCTTCCGATGGCGGGCAATGTTACCTCACTCAACGCTTCTGTAGCAGCTGCCTTGTTGATGTATGAAGTCTATCGCTCCAGGAGTCCAATTCCGACTCGGGTGAAATGA
- the cysE gene encoding serine O-acetyltransferase: protein MLAQMRDDIHAVFERDPAARSTLEVVMTYSGLHAIWGHRIAHRLWKAELCTLARIVSQLSRFFTGIEIHPGATIGRGLFIDHGMGVVIGETCEIGDHVTIYQGVTLGGTGKEKGKRHPTIGNDVIIATGAKVLGSFKIGDNSKIGAGAVVLQEVPPNSTVVGIKGRIVIQDGKRVKNDLDHVNMPDPVADTIRMMQKEIEQLRKELELLREDKKNDGHSAD, encoded by the coding sequence ATGTTAGCACAGATGAGAGATGACATTCATGCTGTTTTTGAACGAGACCCGGCTGCGCGAAGTACGCTGGAAGTCGTTATGACCTATTCCGGTTTGCACGCGATATGGGGGCACCGGATTGCCCACAGGCTCTGGAAGGCTGAGCTGTGTACACTCGCCCGAATTGTCTCTCAACTATCCCGTTTTTTCACGGGAATTGAGATTCACCCGGGCGCAACAATTGGCCGCGGACTGTTCATTGACCATGGCATGGGTGTTGTGATCGGAGAGACGTGCGAAATCGGAGACCATGTAACGATTTATCAAGGGGTTACACTCGGGGGAACAGGTAAGGAAAAAGGAAAGCGTCACCCTACGATCGGCAATGATGTCATTATTGCGACGGGAGCAAAGGTGTTGGGCTCCTTCAAAATTGGCGATAATTCAAAGATAGGGGCTGGTGCCGTTGTCTTGCAGGAGGTACCGCCTAACTCGACCGTAGTAGGAATCAAGGGACGCATCGTCATCCAGGATGGCAAACGGGTCAAAAATGATTTGGACCATGTAAACATGCCAGACCCGGTAGCGGATACGATTCGTATGATGCAAAAGGAAATTGAGCAATTACGTAAAGAATTGGAGCTTTTGAGGGAGGATAAAAAGAACGATGGGCATTCAGCTGACTAA
- the nusG gene encoding transcription termination/antitermination protein NusG → MEKAWYVLHTYSGYENKVKTNLEKRLESMGMEDKIFRVLVPTEEEVETKDGKKRTVTKKVFPGYVLVEMVMTDDSWYVVRNTPGVTGFVGSTGAGSKPTALRPEEADTILKQMGIEIPKIRVDFALRDMVRVTDGPFSNRTGEIIEIYPDRQKVRVLVDIFGRETPVELDFTQVQQLD, encoded by the coding sequence ATGGAAAAAGCATGGTATGTACTTCATACGTACTCAGGTTACGAAAACAAGGTGAAAACCAATCTGGAGAAGCGACTCGAGTCGATGGGCATGGAAGACAAGATCTTTCGCGTTCTTGTTCCCACTGAAGAAGAGGTGGAAACCAAGGATGGTAAGAAGCGCACCGTCACGAAAAAAGTGTTTCCTGGATACGTCCTTGTTGAAATGGTGATGACGGACGACTCTTGGTATGTCGTGCGCAACACCCCTGGGGTTACCGGCTTTGTCGGATCCACGGGTGCTGGCTCTAAACCGACAGCGCTGCGTCCTGAAGAGGCCGATACGATTCTCAAGCAAATGGGAATCGAAATTCCCAAGATCAGAGTCGATTTTGCTCTCCGCGATATGGTGCGCGTCACAGATGGTCCGTTTTCCAATCGCACCGGGGAGATTATCGAGATTTACCCGGACAGGCAGAAGGTTCGCGTGTTGGTGGACATCTTCGGTCGCGAAACACCGGTAGAGCTAGACTTTACACAAGTTCAACAATTGGATTAG